Proteins encoded by one window of Microbacterium testaceum:
- a CDS encoding ribonuclease H family protein → MSSTESPASSDRYVVATDGACKGNPGPAGWAWVGEDGHWAAGSIPEGTNNIGELLGLLYAITDHSDVRELVVQADSKYAIDTYTKWMDGHRRRGWVTSAKKPVANQGILEALIAARDARRAAGLPDVVLEHVRGHSGHVLNSWADERAVRASQHAAKGEELIWTSLRGLDKLEVSSAPPRSAADRNGR, encoded by the coding sequence ATGAGCAGTACCGAGTCGCCCGCGTCCTCCGACCGCTACGTCGTCGCCACAGACGGCGCGTGCAAGGGCAACCCCGGCCCCGCCGGGTGGGCCTGGGTCGGCGAAGACGGACACTGGGCGGCAGGGTCCATCCCCGAGGGCACCAACAACATCGGCGAGCTGCTCGGTCTGCTGTACGCCATCACAGATCACTCCGACGTGCGCGAGCTCGTCGTGCAGGCCGACTCGAAGTACGCGATCGACACGTACACGAAGTGGATGGACGGCCACCGCCGTCGCGGCTGGGTCACGAGCGCGAAGAAGCCGGTCGCCAACCAGGGCATCCTCGAGGCGCTGATCGCGGCGCGCGATGCGCGGCGGGCCGCGGGGCTCCCCGACGTCGTGCTCGAGCACGTGCGCGGACACTCGGGTCACGTACTCAACTCGTGGGCCGACGAGCGCGCGGTGCGGGCGTCTCAGCACGCCGCCAAGGGCGAGGAGCTCATCTGGACCTCGCTGCGCGGTCTCGACAAGCTCGAGGTCTCGTCGGCACCTCCCCGCTCCGCAGCCGACCGCAACGGGCGCTAG
- a CDS encoding HNH endonuclease signature motif containing protein, protein MSHPAASPHEADDAVLDDVVTSLVRIEAAISAFEAERFRQLARAHAVAAGRSAHRPRSVQERETVLRSIAAEVGVALRWHDRTAQRRITEAGALVEDFPTTVTALEAAKITARHAEVIREVGAPLLEPESRREFERRVLTRAERDTVAGTRAFARAVAEELEPRSITERHHDAVDTRRVWVDDDIDGMAQLGVIDSAAKIRAMFDRLTRQARAVRRVVDAGGGEIGVTDTRSIEQTRADLLCDLVLGGRPVIDPTHAHLPGGLGAIRAEVSVVIPVLTAVGASERGAMLDGCTPVDADTARHLLAEAPGWERLLTDPVTGVVLGVDRYRPTPAMRRFVRLRDVHCRFPGCRQPARRCEIDHNHDHAKGGRTRLCNLACLCKRHHVLKTETPWTAAQQPDGSIVWTSPLGRRTTDPPERRVAFAPDLDPHPDPDPPPF, encoded by the coding sequence ATGAGCCACCCCGCCGCTTCTCCGCACGAGGCGGACGACGCGGTGCTCGACGACGTGGTCACCTCCCTCGTTCGGATCGAGGCGGCGATCTCCGCGTTCGAGGCGGAACGGTTCCGACAGCTGGCGCGCGCGCATGCCGTCGCTGCGGGGCGAAGCGCTCACCGACCCCGCTCCGTTCAGGAGCGCGAAACCGTCCTGCGGTCGATCGCCGCCGAAGTGGGCGTCGCGCTGCGGTGGCACGACCGCACGGCGCAGCGCCGCATCACCGAGGCCGGCGCACTGGTCGAGGACTTCCCCACGACGGTGACCGCGCTCGAGGCGGCGAAGATCACGGCGCGGCACGCCGAGGTGATCCGCGAGGTCGGGGCACCCCTGCTCGAACCGGAGAGCCGCCGGGAGTTCGAGCGCCGCGTCCTGACTCGCGCAGAGCGCGACACGGTCGCCGGCACTCGCGCCTTCGCCCGGGCGGTCGCCGAAGAGCTGGAACCTCGCTCGATCACGGAGCGCCACCACGACGCGGTGGACACACGTCGCGTCTGGGTCGACGACGACATCGACGGGATGGCGCAGCTCGGCGTGATCGACAGCGCGGCGAAGATCCGGGCGATGTTCGACCGACTCACGCGACAGGCGCGCGCCGTGCGCCGGGTCGTCGATGCGGGCGGCGGAGAGATCGGCGTCACCGACACCCGGTCGATCGAGCAGACGCGCGCCGACCTGCTGTGCGACCTCGTGCTCGGCGGTCGACCGGTCATCGACCCGACGCACGCGCACCTCCCGGGAGGGTTGGGAGCGATCCGGGCGGAGGTCTCGGTGGTCATCCCGGTGTTGACCGCCGTCGGCGCCAGCGAGCGCGGCGCGATGCTCGACGGGTGCACCCCCGTCGACGCCGATACGGCGCGCCACCTCCTCGCCGAAGCACCGGGGTGGGAGCGCTTGCTCACCGACCCGGTCACGGGCGTGGTCCTCGGGGTCGACCGTTACCGTCCGACTCCGGCGATGCGTCGCTTCGTGCGCCTCCGCGACGTGCACTGCCGCTTTCCCGGATGCCGTCAGCCCGCCCGCCGCTGCGAGATCGACCACAACCACGATCATGCGAAGGGCGGTCGGACGAGGCTCTGCAACCTCGCGTGCCTGTGCAAGCGTCACCACGTCCTCAAGACCGAGACCCCCTGGACGGCCGCCCAGCAGCCGGACGGCAGCATCGTGTGGACGAGCCCGCTCGGGCGCCGCACCACCGACCCGCCCGAACGTCGGGTCGCCTTCGCGCCCGACCTCGATCCTCACCCCGACCCCGACCCCCCGCCGTTCTGA
- a CDS encoding NAD-dependent epimerase/dehydratase family protein, translating to MGRILILGGTAWLGRAIATHAVAQGAEVTCLARGESGDAARGSRLVRADRAQPGAYDEVRHEWDQVVELSWDPGFVASALDALADRAAHWTLVSSVSVYSRSDIPFADETAELVEPTDLGRYADAKVHAERITSARRGDQALLARAGLIVGPGDPTDRFGYWPARYARGGRVLAPESTGRHVQAIDVDDLAAWIDLAGRTGITGPVNAVGEELPLAAVLAAARDAAAHDTPGTPTETVTLDDDILTARGVAYWAGPRSLPLWLPENAGGFARRSDATFVASGGRRRSLAETMRRTLDDERERGLDRPRRAGLTPAEEAEVLSA from the coding sequence ATGGGACGCATCCTCATCCTCGGCGGGACCGCGTGGCTCGGCCGCGCCATCGCGACGCACGCCGTCGCACAGGGTGCCGAGGTCACCTGCCTCGCCCGCGGCGAATCCGGCGACGCCGCACGCGGCTCCCGGCTGGTCCGCGCCGACCGGGCACAGCCCGGCGCCTACGACGAGGTCCGACACGAGTGGGACCAGGTCGTCGAGCTCTCGTGGGACCCGGGGTTCGTGGCATCCGCCCTCGACGCCCTGGCCGATCGGGCGGCGCACTGGACCCTCGTCTCAAGCGTCTCGGTGTATTCCCGCTCCGACATACCCTTCGCCGACGAGACGGCGGAGCTCGTGGAGCCGACCGATCTCGGACGGTACGCGGATGCCAAGGTGCACGCCGAACGGATCACCTCGGCCCGGCGCGGGGACCAGGCGCTCCTGGCGCGGGCCGGACTCATCGTGGGGCCGGGCGACCCCACCGATCGCTTCGGCTACTGGCCCGCACGCTACGCCCGCGGCGGGCGGGTCCTCGCGCCCGAGTCGACAGGTCGTCACGTCCAAGCGATCGACGTGGACGACCTCGCCGCGTGGATCGACCTCGCCGGCCGCACGGGCATCACGGGTCCGGTCAACGCGGTCGGCGAGGAGCTCCCCCTCGCCGCGGTGCTCGCGGCGGCCCGCGACGCGGCCGCTCACGACACACCGGGAACGCCGACCGAGACCGTCACGCTCGACGACGACATTCTCACCGCGCGGGGCGTCGCCTACTGGGCCGGGCCGCGCTCGCTGCCCCTGTGGCTACCCGAGAACGCGGGAGGTTTCGCGCGCCGCAGTGACGCTACCTTCGTGGCATCCGGAGGGCGTCGCCGCTCTCTCGCCGAGACGATGCGCCGCACGCTCGACGACGAGCGCGAACGCGGACTGGACCGCCCCCGCCGAGCGGGACTCACCCCCGCCGAAGAGGCCGAGGTCCTCAGCGCCTAG